One Plectropomus leopardus isolate mb unplaced genomic scaffold, YSFRI_Pleo_2.0 unplaced_scaffold15574, whole genome shotgun sequence genomic window, TCGTTCATTTTCGGGTGGAAAATGAACAAGGTGATCTGCTCGGAGCCGCTGTGTGATGCGCACAAGCGGCACGAAATCGGTTTGGTGAAGGAGGACCAGTGCGCAAAGTGCCAAAAGCGCGACATCAGGGAGCTGGAGAAGGAGTGCAAGAAGTACCCGGTGATGGTGATCAAAGGGGTGCGGGTTTTGGACCTGAGCACGCTGGTTCCGTTAATGAAAGACCCGGCGATAAACCTCCAGATCATCCAGCTCTTCAGAGACCCGAGGGCGGTGCACAACTCCCGGCTGAAGTCTAAGCAGGCGCTGGTGAAAGAGAGCATCCAGGTGCTGAGGAGCAAGAAGCAGACCGATAAGTATAAGCGGCTCCTGGTGCCGAATAACCGGGTGAACCGGGCGGAGAGTTACGTCTCCAGCGCCATGGAGCTCATCTGTGACAACTGGCTCAGCGACATGATGCTGGTGATGAACGCGCCTCCCTGGGTGAGGAGAAACTACCTGCGCATCCGCTATGAAGACCTGGTCCTGCACCCCATGGAGGAGCTTCAGAGGATGTTTCGTTTCTCCAACCTCTCCAGCTACCCTGCTCTGGATAAGTTTGCGCTCAACATGACGCACGGACAGGGATATTCATCGGACAGGCCGTTCCTGATTTCATCCAGGGACGCAAAAGAGGCGATATATGCCTGGAGGGAGAGGCTCAATGTGGAGCAGATAAATCAGGTGGAGGCGTACTGCAGCGAAGTCATGAGGCAGCTGGGCTATCAGAAAAACAGCGTGGAGAAAACAACATGAGGCACAATGAGGATCCAAGGGTCAAAGGTGAGAGCACACAAGTGGAAGAAAAAACCTTTCCAAAAGTGCCACATCCaacctgtgaaaatactctgttacaagcaGAAATCATGCATGAAAATGTTACCAAAGTAAACGTAAGAATAattaggaaaatgtacttaGAGTATTAAAGGTAAAAgcacccaatgcagaaaaatctctaaacacacacacaaccaaaaaactcaaaatgttggaaaaa contains:
- the chst7 gene encoding carbohydrate sulfotransferase 7, with the translated sequence MKRRLHKKYLVLILAYSGLLLLIPYVLDYRDKSVERAKHGLPQQQPRCPDLENTVALLWDNGYKLNGSDPPEHNRSQSRIHVYLHATWRTGSSFLGELFNQHPDVFYLYEPMWHIWQALYPGDAASLQGAVRDMMNSLYRCDFSVLKLYAGSQNITTSFIFGWKMNKVICSEPLCDAHKRHEIGLVKEDQCAKCQKRDIRELEKECKKYPVMVIKGVRVLDLSTLVPLMKDPAINLQIIQLFRDPRAVHNSRLKSKQALVKESIQVLRSKKQTDKYKRLLVPNNRVNRAESYVSSAMELICDNWLSDMMLVMNAPPWVRRNYLRIRYEDLVLHPMEELQRMFRFSNLSSYPALDKFALNMTHGQGYSSDRPFLISSRDAKEAIYAWRERLNVEQINQVEAYCSEVMRQLGYQKNSVEKTT